One window of Strigops habroptila isolate Jane chromosome Z, bStrHab1.2.pri, whole genome shotgun sequence genomic DNA carries:
- the TXN gene encoding thioredoxin isoform X2 — MVKSVGSLSEFEAELQSAGEKLIVVDFSATWCGPCKMIKPFFHSLCEKYGDVVFIEIDVDDAQDVAAHCDVKCMPTFQFYKNGKKVFLRKPNTKLWQEEQSDKEVWEAVGAVLSLAEQRLNYTVDPSFQWRFHAVPLRGEPGRRARPGTMNRPQDSEAFWQQKCNRVSFSTT, encoded by the exons ATGGTGAAGAGCGTGGGCAGCCTG TCTGAATTTGAGGCAGAATTGCAGTCTGCTGGTGAGAAGCTTATAGTCGTTGACTTCTCTGCCACATGGTGTGGACCATGCAAAATGATCAAGCCCTTTTTCCAC AGTTTGTGTGAGAAGTATGGCGATGTGGTGTTCATCGAAATTGATGTGGATGATGCCCAG GACGTTGCTGCACACTGTGATGTAAAGTGCATGCCAACGTTCCAGTTCTACAAGAATGGGAAAAAG GTCTTCctcagaaaaccaaacacaaaactgtGGCAGGAAGAACAATCTGATAAGGAGGTCTGGGAGGCAGTGGGTGCTGTACTCAGTTTAGCTGAGCAGAGGTTAAACTATACTGTGGATCCTTCTTTTCAGTGGAGATTTCATGCAG TCCCTCTGAGAGGCGAGCCTGGAAGAAGAGCAAGGCCTGGAACCATGAACAGGCCTCAGGACTCTGAAGCCTTCTGGCAACAGAAATGCAATAGAGTCAGTTTTAGCACCACCTAG
- the TXN gene encoding thioredoxin isoform X5, whose amino-acid sequence MVKSVGSLSEFEAELQSAGEKLIVVDFSATWCGPCKMIKPFFHSLCEKYGDVVFIEIDVDDAQDVAAHCDVKCMPTFQFYKNGKKVQEFSGANKEKLEETIKSLV is encoded by the exons ATGGTGAAGAGCGTGGGCAGCCTG TCTGAATTTGAGGCAGAATTGCAGTCTGCTGGTGAGAAGCTTATAGTCGTTGACTTCTCTGCCACATGGTGTGGACCATGCAAAATGATCAAGCCCTTTTTCCAC AGTTTGTGTGAGAAGTATGGCGATGTGGTGTTCATCGAAATTGATGTGGATGATGCCCAG GACGTTGCTGCACACTGTGATGTAAAGTGCATGCCAACGTTCCAGTTCTACAAGAATGGGAAAAAG GTGCAGGAGTTCTCTGGGGCCAATAaagagaagctggaagagaCCATTAAAAGCCTAGTCTAA
- the TXN gene encoding thioredoxin isoform X1, translating to MVKSVGSLSEFEAELQSAGEKLIVVDFSATWCGPCKMIKPFFHSLCEKYGDVVFIEIDVDDAQDVAAHCDVKCMPTFQFYKNGKKVFLRKPNTKLWQEEQSDKEVWEAVGAVLSLAEQRLNYTVDPSFQWRFHAGEKHNRSDASSFGEDQLDEFEELVNGLVEMSEKHIHMKCIFSSSGEGKLGWPRLVDRVGEECMGSA from the exons ATGGTGAAGAGCGTGGGCAGCCTG TCTGAATTTGAGGCAGAATTGCAGTCTGCTGGTGAGAAGCTTATAGTCGTTGACTTCTCTGCCACATGGTGTGGACCATGCAAAATGATCAAGCCCTTTTTCCAC AGTTTGTGTGAGAAGTATGGCGATGTGGTGTTCATCGAAATTGATGTGGATGATGCCCAG GACGTTGCTGCACACTGTGATGTAAAGTGCATGCCAACGTTCCAGTTCTACAAGAATGGGAAAAAG GTCTTCctcagaaaaccaaacacaaaactgtGGCAGGAAGAACAATCTGATAAGGAGGTCTGGGAGGCAGTGGGTGCTGTACTCAGTTTAGCTGAGCAGAGGTTAAACTATACTGTGGATCCTTCTTTTCAGTGGAGATTTCATGCAGGTGAGAAGCATAACCGGTCAGATGCTTCCAGCTTTGGTGAGGATCAACTAGATGAGTTTGAAGAACTTGTAAACGGTCTTGTGGAGATGTCAGAGAAGCACATCcatatgaaatgcattttttcctcctctggagAGGGAAAGCTGGGATGGCCCAGGTTGGTAGACAGAGTAGGTGAAGAATGCATGGGATCTGCGTGA
- the TXN gene encoding thioredoxin isoform X4, whose product MVKSVGSLSEFEAELQSAGEKLIVVDFSATWCGPCKMIKPFFHSLCEKYGDVVFIEIDVDDAQDVAAHCDVKCMPTFQFYKNGKKLQQAQVSQEKPGSGPGHLKQSFQNLMGAGVLWGQ is encoded by the exons ATGGTGAAGAGCGTGGGCAGCCTG TCTGAATTTGAGGCAGAATTGCAGTCTGCTGGTGAGAAGCTTATAGTCGTTGACTTCTCTGCCACATGGTGTGGACCATGCAAAATGATCAAGCCCTTTTTCCAC AGTTTGTGTGAGAAGTATGGCGATGTGGTGTTCATCGAAATTGATGTGGATGATGCCCAG GACGTTGCTGCACACTGTGATGTAAAGTGCATGCCAACGTTCCAGTTCTACAAGAATGGGAAAAAG TTGCAACAAGCACAAGTTTCACAGGAGAAGCCAGGCTCAGGGCCAGGTCATCTGAAGCAATCATTCCAGAATTTGATGG GTGCAGGAGTTCTCTGGGGCCAATAa
- the TXN gene encoding thioredoxin isoform X3 — MIKPFFHSLCEKYGDVVFIEIDVDDAQDVAAHCDVKCMPTFQFYKNGKKVFLRKPNTKLWQEEQSDKEVWEAVGAVLSLAEQRLNYTVDPSFQWRFHAGEKHNRSDASSFGEDQLDEFEELVNGLVEMSEKHIHMKCIFSSSGEGKLGWPRLVDRVGEECMGSA; from the exons ATGATCAAGCCCTTTTTCCAC AGTTTGTGTGAGAAGTATGGCGATGTGGTGTTCATCGAAATTGATGTGGATGATGCCCAG GACGTTGCTGCACACTGTGATGTAAAGTGCATGCCAACGTTCCAGTTCTACAAGAATGGGAAAAAG GTCTTCctcagaaaaccaaacacaaaactgtGGCAGGAAGAACAATCTGATAAGGAGGTCTGGGAGGCAGTGGGTGCTGTACTCAGTTTAGCTGAGCAGAGGTTAAACTATACTGTGGATCCTTCTTTTCAGTGGAGATTTCATGCAGGTGAGAAGCATAACCGGTCAGATGCTTCCAGCTTTGGTGAGGATCAACTAGATGAGTTTGAAGAACTTGTAAACGGTCTTGTGGAGATGTCAGAGAAGCACATCcatatgaaatgcattttttcctcctctggagAGGGAAAGCTGGGATGGCCCAGGTTGGTAGACAGAGTAGGTGAAGAATGCATGGGATCTGCGTGA